Proteins co-encoded in one Theileria equi strain WA chromosome 3, complete sequence genomic window:
- a CDS encoding 60S ribosomal protein L1, putative (encoded by transcript BEWA_003280A), giving the protein MSKLSMDTLNGAISAILEQSQTKKRNFLETVELQISLKDYDTQRDKRFSGTVVLQNVPKENMKICVFGDAVHCDEAKALGVDYIDLEGIKKFNRNKIMVKKLARNYNAFLASQALLPQIPRFLGPGLNKAGKFPTQLLHSDKMEDKINEIKKSVKFQLKKVLCMGVAVGNVGMTHEQLRNNILLSINYLVSLLKKNWNNVKGLTIKSTMGKPQRIYG; this is encoded by the exons ATGAG CAAGCTCTCTATGGATACATTAAACGGGGCCATCTCGGCAATTTTGGAGCAGTCCCAGACAAAGAAGCGTAACTTTCTGGAGACCGTAGAGCTCCAAATTTCCCTAAAGGACTACGATACTCAGCGTGACAAGCGTTTCTCTGGTACCGTTGTTCTCCAAAACGTCCCAAAGGAGAACATGAAGATTTGTGTCTTTGGTGACGCCGTTCATTGCGACGAAGCCAAGGCTTTGGGCGTCGATTACATCGATTTGGAGGGTATCAAAAAGTTCAACAGGAACAAGATCATGGTCAAGAAGCTTGCAAGGAACTACAATGCTTTCCTTGCCTCTCAGGCTTTGCTTCCACAGATTCCTCGTTTCTTGGGTCCAGGCCTCAACAAGGCTGGTAAATTCCCTACCCAATTGCTCCACAGCGACAAGATGGAGGACAAGATCAACGAGATTAAAAAGAGCGTCAAGTTCCAGCTCAAGAAGGTTCTTTGTATGGGTGTCGCTGTTGGAAATGTGGGCATGACTCACGAGCAGTTGCGCAACAACATCTTGTTGTCCATAAACTACTTGGTGTCTCTTCTCAAGAAGAATTGGAACAATGTCAAGGGTTTGACCATCAAGAGCACCATGGGAAAGCCACAGAGAATCTACGGATAG
- a CDS encoding hypothetical protein (encoded by transcript BEWA_003250A) produces the protein MATNCACKGKSRELLTAKIAQEGLKCLGKCSKCNENEPVINSRGKTCRECFIKFVSRIFRSNLRTKCIEKGEYKRNFVILGDSGINTVTLLHMLLCRNNDRDIKLSSEVTEHSGVNCSSRRQRLLSETMEGQQKEPSNNQFNDESCTSTVASKGNLETRKAGKVDSDTLKKELERIISHKIVSVDDLTLASILHVNLIGDLSTVSKSFTSVISSTFSSVLGADVCPENLIDEKYIVQNIVLGSVNVTCLNCCYFLHAPQIGAKKEECPAGDEYKVDANEMAHTCNERCRLLQTKLIHLYKTDKDGYTHISNILRNKNTKEYISREITGSIYVMTPETQDNICNTILFLTCTGNGGVMACKTAFSDKHTLDGHATLVRPLKSISSKEVAFYHRLNGLSERNFFYDGTSNSVDQGFTTRRVDEHLTSMMDCINSFTTYINNIHLNTFHNITNVTNKLVQLPMSETRCKVCGENSPGDPSNGTMCDVCLLFCKRNLNFRDLINVIVKF, from the exons ATGGCGACGAATTGCGCCTGCAAGGGCAAAAGTCGCGAGCTTTTGACCGCAAAAATAGCTCAAGAAggtttaaaatgtttaggtaaatgcagtaaatgTAATGAAAACGAACCTGTTATCAACTCTAGGGGCAAAACGTGCAGGGAATGCTTCATAAAGTTTGTTTCTCGGATTTTCAGGTCAAACTTACGCACAAAATGCATAGAAAAGGGCGAATATAAAAGGAACTTTGTCATTTTAGGCGACAGCGGCATCAATACTGTCACCTTGCTTCACATGCTCCTCTGCAGGAACAACGACAGGGACATTAAGTTGTCTAGCGAGGTAACTGAGCATTCTGGCGTAAATTGTAGTTCTAGAAGGCAAAGACTTCTCTCAGAGACCATGGAAGGTCAGCAAAAGGAGCCCAGTAACAACCAATTCAACGACGAGAGTTGTACCTCAACCGTCGCTAGCAAAGGAAACCTAGAAACTAGAAAGGCTGGTAAAGTAGATAGTGACACCTTGAAGAAAGAACTTGAGAGAATAATATCGCACAAAATTGTGAGTGTAGACGATTTGACGCTGGCATCAATTCTGCATGTAAATCTCATCGGAGACCTTTCCACAGtttccaaaagttttactTCCGTCATTAGTTCGACTTTTTCATCAGTACTTGGCGCCGACGTTTGTCCCGAAAATCTGATTGATGAGAAATATATTGTACAGAATATCGTATTAGGGTCCGTAAATGTTACTTGTCTAAACTGTTGCTACTTTCTTCATGCTCCACAAATTGGTGCCAAAAAGGAGGAATGCCCTGCAGGCGATGAATATAAGGTAGATGCGAATGAAATGGCCCACACTTGCAATGAACGATGTAGATTGTTGCAAACCAAACTCATTCATCTCTACAAAACAGACAAGGACGGATACACTCAcatttcaaatattttaaggaataaaaatacaaaggAGTATATATCCCGAGAAATTACCGGTAGTATATACGTTATGACCCCTGAAACGCAGGATAATATCTGCAATACCATCCTCTTTTTAACGTGTACAGGAAATGGAGGAGTGATGGCTTGcaaaactgcattttcAGATAAACATACGCTAGATGGACATGCTACTCTAGTTCGGCCCCTAAAGAGTATTAGTAGTAAAGAAGTTGCATTTTATCATCGACTAAATGGATTATCAGAACGTAATTTTTTCTATGATGGTACCAGTAATAGCGTCGACCAAGGGTTTACTACAAGACGGGTTGATGAGCATCTTACCTCCATGATGGATTGTATAAACAGCTTTACGACTTACATCAATAACATCCATCTCAACACATTTCACAACATAACAAATGTTACAAACAAGCTGGTACAACTTCCAATGTCCGAAACCA GATGCAAAGTGTGTGGAGAAAACAGCCCTGGAGATCCATCGAATGGAACAATGTGTGACGTCTGCCTCTTGTTTTGTAAAAGGAATCTAAATTTCAGGGATTTAATTAATGTTATTGTCAAGTTTTGA
- a CDS encoding protein kinase domain-containing protein (encoded by transcript BEWA_003240A), with translation MALGKEWRDLGDVGIDVTRISREDLEQFTRIIATWEVVRIVERRRKVIFGLIDFIANSKPVSGEISPEFDECVEKGVNEGRFLFNELMRISGMLERHYRMQEDLYCTNKMEGYEEDPRVNNGSHVGIKCKYRKGERRRVPLVMFKDYLLLDIINEGSVGKVFESVNKNTGLFHAVKFIPKGPNRDDCVAFDRIVDEVIISLKLNHTNIVRTYSVLESVNSVMLVMEYCEHGDLISFIRKHSPLPEHTAKRLFKMILDGVKYMHSLGICHRDLKPENILLASRPERGNFCHAIADAINPSTFSFEPALTTFNRPCISKRNIMHAKAHVSTRNLAEMYILKIADFGTATVSSEHGHVDLVGTMSYAAPEVLSCSWEIPYSGKCADLWSLGVILYAMVFGQLPWNAELANVGEAFKTIVETRITFPKGISANMKDLISKLLIIDPNKRVTLEDVFRHCWFRGFTILKRIDRENGNDNVTVKDGSS, from the exons ATGGCTCTTGGAAAGGAGTGGAGAGATTTGGGAGATGTAGGAATAGATGTGACCAGAATAAGTCGTGAAGATCTCGAACAATTTACAAGGATCATAGCAACATGGGAG GTGGTTAGAATTGTTGAGAGGCGGAGGAAGGTTATCTTTGGACTCATTGACTTTATAGCAA ACTCAAAACCGGTATCGGGGGAAATATCACCAGAGTTTGATGAGTGTGTTGAGAAGGGAGTAAATGAAGGACGATTTTTGTTCAATGAGCTCATGAGGATCTCTGGAATGCTGGAACGGCATTATAGGATGCAGGAAGATCTTTATTGCACAAATAAGATGGAAGGTTATGAAGAGGATCCGAGGGTAAATAATGGGAGTCATGTGGGAATCAAGTGCAAATACAGGAAAGGAGAACGAAGAAGAGTACCCTTGGTGATGTTCAAAGACTATCTCCTTCTAgatattataaatgagGGTTCAGTAGGTAAGGTTTTCGAAAGTGTGAATAAAAACACTGGTCTTTTCCATGCCGTCAAGTTTATTCCAAAAGGGCCAAATCGTGATGACTGTGTAGCATTTGATAGAATTGTCGATGAGGTTATAATATCCCTCAAACTAAACCATACAAATATAGTGCGTACCTATAGTGTCTTGGAATCTGTAAATTCTGTAATGCTTGTAATGGAATACTGTGAACATGGTGACCTGATTAGTTTCATCAGGAAGCACAGTCCACTCCCAGAACACACTGCTAAAAGGTTGTTCAAAATGATACTTGACGGTGTAAAGTACATGCATTCTCTAGGGATTTGTCACAGGGATCTCAAGCCTGAAAATATCCTACTGGCATCGAGACCGGAACGAGGAAATTTTTGTCATGCCATTGCGGATGCCATCAATCCATCCACATTCTCCTTTGAACCTGCTCTAACAACATTTAACAGACCCTGCATATCTAAAAGAAATATTATGCATGCAAAAGCTCATGTTTCTACAAGGAACCTCGCAGaaatgtatattttgaAGATTGCAGATTTTGGGACAGCGACAGTGTCTAGCGAACACGGTCACGTTGATCTGGTTGGGACGATGAGCTATGCGGCCCCTGAGGTATTAAGTTGTTCGTGGGAAATTCCATATTCTGGGAAATGTGCTGATTTATGGAGCCTTGGTGTAATTTTATATGCAATGGTCTTTGGTCAACTTCCTTGGAACGCAGAGCTGGCAAACGTCGGTGAAGCATTTAAAACTATTGTAGAGACTAGAATCACATTTCCAAAGGGTATAAGTGCAAACATGAAGGATTTGATCTCAAAACTGCTCATCATCGATCCAAACAAACGTGTCACTCTCGAGGATGTTTTTAGGCACTGTTGGTTTAGGGGATTTACGATTCTCAAGAGAATTGACAGAGAGAATGGCAATGACAATGTTACGGTAAAGGACGGATCGTCATGA
- a CDS encoding ubiquitin carboxyl-terminal hydrolase, putative (encoded by transcript BEWA_003260A), whose translation MIRMTLAQLNGSMIFESWLTASAGLRVAAGLHTNLPGVQVTNTDDEHSPDGIYINLSTFESYGKDMLCYDKNYEGSIYLHAKRTFVPLLPEQEDDVSTDGETMFKEKKVYDEIIEYQIFAPSIGFLPLDKADGLLAQVANAVICHIGFEFKTDELIWSEPVQESKYARSLVQVENPVQISHSDLKCNRCGATSNLWLNLSDGYVGCGRKYYDEGGCMDGSEGAAILHYRETGSVFHLVAKIGTITTKGADIYSYASDEDNLVSDPLLDKHLAHFGIKLQLLEKTEKTTMELELETNQNYDWSDIIPSESLYTHGKGLVGIENLGNSCYLSSVIQVMASIPELSDFFVKHFNDIASNIPPNKKACDDVILQFAKTCVSLTTDRRLVQFLENVKGYKDKCLELGIPYVEPPCLTCSIKPRMLKYSLGRHNSTFSNNEQQDAEEFLSFFIDLLCNMEGQTRQTILCQGLKKINHTDNETHILSLPLVQNLDDSSHDSTFPLTLQACLDLWTNDQDIDYISETDRKRHHAVLKNSLITQPKYLILKLERFYLKKDWTSGKILNPFIIPETGIKFDLYNENLYSGFDYSVEYTNGKATAGGGSGTVYGDTRKDGGLLSETKGSQE comes from the exons atgattAGGATGACGCTAGCACAGCTGAACGGAAGCATGATTTTTGAATCTTGGCTCACAGCAAGTGCCGGCCTAAGAGTAGCTGCTGGGCTACACACTAATCTCCCAGGGGTTCAGGTAACAAA CACCGACGATGAACACTCCCCGGATGGCATTTATATAAATCTGTCAACATTTGAATCCTATGGAAAAGACATGCTATGCTACGACAAAAATTACGAGGGTTCCATATACTTGCATGCAAAAAGGACATTTGTGCCATTGCTTCCGGAGCAGGAAGATGACGTTTCCACGGATGGCGAAACAAT GTTTAAGGAGAAGAAGGTCTATGATGAAATTATAGAGTACCAAATATTTGCTCCGAGCATAGGCTTCCTTCCACTTGATAAGGCTGACGGACTACTGGCCCAG GTAGCAAATGCTGTAATTTGTCACATTGGATTTGAGTTCAAAACTGATGAACTTATATGGTCTGAACCGGTGCAG GAAAGCAAGTATGCAAGATCGCTCGTTCAAGTGGAGAATCCCGTGCAAATATCACATTCTGATTTAAAATGCAATCGTTGTGGAGCGACTAGCAACTTGTGGTTGAATCTTTCTGATGGCTACGTTGGCTGTGGCCGCAAATACTACGACGAAGGTGGTTGTATGGATGGTTCAGAAGGTGCTGcaattcttcattatcGC GAAACTGGATCCGTATTTCATCTTGTCGCAAAAATTGGAACAATCACTACAAAGGGTGCTGATATTTACAGTTATGCATcg GATGAGGACAATCTCGTTTCTGATCCCCTCTTGGATAAGCATTTGGCACATTTTGGTATTAAACTACA GCTCTTGGAAAAAACTGAAAAAACGACCATGGAGTTGGAGCTTGAAACGAACCAAAATTATGACTGGTCTGATATTATTCCATCGGAAAGTCTATATACACATGGAAAGGGGCTTGTAGGAATTGAAAACCTCGGCAATAGTTGCTACCTTAGTTCGGTAATTCAG GTCATGGCGTCAATTCCAGAGCTTTCCGATTTTTTTGTAAAACATTTCAATGATATCGCAAGCAATATACCGCCGAATAAAAAGGCATGTGACGATGTAATTTTACAATTTGCCAAAACTTGTGTTTCCCTCACTACTGATAGACGTCTAGTccaatttttggaaaatgtaaagggTTATAAGGACAAGTGTTTAGAGTTGGGAATTCCCTACGTGGAGCCTCCAT GTCTGACATGCAGTATAAAACCTAGGATGCTAAAGTACTCTCTTGGAAGGCATAATTCCACATTTAGTAACAATGAACAACAAGATGCTGAAGAGTTTCTTAGCTTCTTTATCGATTTGCTATGCAACATGGAGGGTCAA ACACGGCAAACGATACTCTGTCAAGGGCTAAAGAAGATCAATCACACGGATAACGAAACACACATTTTATCTCTACCATTGGTTCAAAATTTGGACGATTCCAGTCACGATTCCACATTTCCACTTACCTtgcag gCATGTTTGGACTTGTGGACAAATGATCAGGATATTGATTACATTTCGGAGACTGATAGAAAGAGACATCACGCAGTCCTAAAGAACAGCTTGATTACGCAACCGAAATATTTGATTCTTAAACTCGAGCGCTTTTATCTCAAAAAGGATTGGACCTCTGGGAAGATCTTAAACCCCTTTATTATACCGGAAACTGGCATAAAGTTTGATTTGTACAATGAGAATTTATATAGCGGATTTGACTATAGTGTAGAGTATACAAATGGCAAAGCTACTGCGGGAGGTGGTTCAGGGActgtctatggagatactagGAAAGATGGAGGATTATTATCAGAAACTAAAGGGTCTCAAGAATAG
- a CDS encoding hypothetical protein (encoded by transcript BEWA_003290A), with the protein MDVQRNQLWYMAGCRCIGRFARHSKDGSLCIPMEHLLGAFKVSSELFGWKNKRTGDVIQHRSSDISTIAFLKTNSNTYQLRIELNESKGHKVLRFDGFTEKVRWIRCVCELEAAHVISTS; encoded by the exons ATGGATGTACAAAGGAACCAATTATGGTATATGGCAGGGTGTAGATGCATTGGGAGATTTGCTCGTCACTCCAAGGATGGAAGCCTATGCATTCCCATGGAGCATCTCCTT GGTGCCTTCAAGGTTTCAAGCGAGTTATTTGGATGGAAGAACAAGCGTACTGGTGATGTTATCCAGCACAGGTCATCGGATATATCTACAATTGCATTTCTAAAGACCAATTCAA ACACCTACCAACTGAGGATTGAGTTGAATGAGTCAAAGGGACACAAGGTACTCAGATTTGATGGGTTTACCGAAAAGGTACGTTGGATTAGATGTGTTTGTGAACTAGAAGCAGCCCATGTGATATCAACTAGTTGA
- a CDS encoding hypothetical protein (encoded by transcript BEWA_003270A), translated as MTSDEGEKKRPRVTEEEEEEEVEEEAGSESSGEAVAPKRKSARTVIRKKYSSEEEDVDDEEDSEEEEEEEEEEDSDEFDENDEEEYEVRIFYSINAVHTPSCAPNINM; from the exons ATGACAAGCGACGAAGGCGAAAAGAAGCGTCCACGCGTCACAgaag aggaagaggaagaggaggTTGAAGAAGAGGCAGGAAGTGAAT CTTCTGGTGAGGCTGTCGCACCAAAGAGGAAGTCTGCCAGGACTGTGATTAGGAAAAAGTACTCCTCAGAGGAGGAAGACGTTGACGACGAAGAAGACagtgaagaggaagaggaggaggaagaagaagaagattcTGATGAATTTGATGAGAACGACGAGGAGGAATATGAGGTAAGAATCTTCTATTCTATTAATGCAGTGCATACTCCATCTTGTGCACCAAACATAAACATGTAG
- a CDS encoding hypothetical protein (encoded by transcript BEWA_003230A), with translation MATHLGRGGTRNRKRKREDGGVALDVSAPDSSLATTLVRRPYNIVTEIHKAREGYRISSVVEDGAPIWTSSDGHSCDHVVVIVGENRAPTHLILYLTDGGFKQDCLYYEKRKKWVRIQEEDFYSKFHAMVIMKLLALSISFDTRKKYNPKILYVNKSSKFPFAVYAPNSICRIERVNCEGYTIWIASANDERCLYISLYPRDTPTLAYLVIHSLGELKGLYYSKMSGSWKSVDKNGYLEDLAKAGFDRSNFSNKITLDISNVDNDLVYTYRYNVHENITYMYTTLPGYSLDRIVEGATIIWKAKDTERCTYINAIAKKTGYLGLFMFTTDPTGRRKSLYFRKVGKEWKQVDRNGYYHILVNDDSSRYTHQGDGRIIMSSFKNRQGLRIATYASRVENAKGDVILIHGFRSFFMSEFCMLDMEWNLERFEYPSIPYVDGIFINHWDHLYQTSSSIARYKHLFNYTSLDGLNGLDVLPEYIYKYSFVEAINRLGYNVYGYDHQSQGLSEAISDLRCYVNNFKDHVHDILQFISIVKRGKFGDPTQTYDETIIFENTPTGKKTFLLGFSMGGNIAVQAVQEFHKHAKEGARLIDGLICTSAMLNLDHHLNTPVKRLFRKLSKILEWIVPKTFNPCENIENYGESFDFIMRFMDPFHYSGKCTIKPYISLFNACDDVNREDNVVNYPKDLPTLFVHTTRDYLCGVQGPRDMMARHLRGRIMAKLVELHGSCHYLNAYQSVSSVMPHIDKWLEELSTKPSLSGNEVSTSGEL, from the coding sequence ATGGCTACTCATTTGGGAAGGGGTGGAACCCGTAACAGGAAACGCAAGAGAGAGGATGGAGGAGTTGCTCTGGATGTTTCTGCCCCGGACTCTTCTCTTGCGACTACGCTGGTAAGAAGACCCTATAACATCGTTACGGAGATACACAAGGCAAGGGAGGGCTACAGGATATCCTCAGTGGTAGAGGATGGAGCTCCCATTTGGACCTCTTCCGATGGCCATTCCTGTGACCACGTCGTCGTAATAGTTGGAGAAAACAGGGCACCGACCCATCTCATTCTCTATTTGACCGATGGAGGCTTTAAACAGGACTGTTTGTACTAtgaaaagaggaagaaatggGTAAGaatccaggaagaagactttTATAGCAAATTCCATGCCATGGTTATCATGAAGCTACTTGCCCTTTCCATTTCATTTGACACGAGAAAAAAGTACAACCCAAAGATACTATACGTCAACAAGTCCTCCAAGTTTCCATTTGCAGTATATGCTCCAAATAGTATATGTCGCATAGAGCGAGTTAACTGCGAGGGTTACACGATTTGGATTGCATCAGCTAATGATGAGAGGTGCCTTTACATTTCCCTATATCCGAGGGATACTCCCACTTTGGCCTACCTGGTCATTCACTCTTTGGGTGAACTCAAGGGTCTCTACTACTCCAAGATGAGTGGGTCATGGAAATCGGTTGACAAGAATGGGTATCTGGAAGACTTAGCCAAGGCTGGCTTTGACAGGTCTAATTTTAGCAACAAGATAACTCTGGACATATCCAACGTAGACAATGATCTGGTCTACACTTATAGATACAATGTACATGAAAACATTACGTACATGTACACTACACTCCCCGGTTACTCACTTGATAGGATAGTTGAAGGAGCTACGATAATCTGGAAGGCCAAGGACACTGAACGATGCACTTACATCAATGCAATAGCCAAGAAGACGGGATATTTGGGGTTATTTATGTTTACGACTGACCCTACAGGTCGTCGTAAGAGTTTATACTTTAGAAAGGTTGGTAAGGAATGGAAACAGGTTGACAGGAATGGGTATTATCACATTCTCGTAAATGATGATTCTTCAAGGTACACCCACCAGGGTGACGGCAGAATCATCATGAGTAGTTTTAAGAATAGACAAGGCCTACGGATTGCAACATATGCCTCCAGAGTGGAGAACGCCAAAGGTGATGTCATTTTGATTCACGGGTTCAGATCATTTTTCATGTCAGAATTTTGCATGCTTGACATGGAATGGAATTTGGAACGGTTCGAATATCCGTCTATTCCCTACGTTGACGGGATCTTTATCAACCACTGGGACCACTTGTACCAAACTTCTTCGTCCATTGCAAGATATAAGCATCTCTTTAACTATACAAGTCTGGATGGGTTAAACGGCCTGGACGTATTACCGGAATACATTTACAAGTACAGTTTCGTAGAAGCCATCAACAGACTGGGATACAATGTCTACGGCTATGATCATCAGTCCCAGGGTCTCTCTGAGGCCATTAGCGATTTAAGATGCTATGTgaacaattttaaagacCATGTGCATGACATCCTACAATTCATTAgcattgtaaagagaggtaaatttggagatcCTACCCAAACCTATGATGAAACAATAATCTTTGAGAACACTCCTACAGGTAAAAAGACATTCTTGCTAGGATTTTCAATGGGAGGAAACATTGCAGTTCAAGCTGTACAAGAATTTCACAAGCATGCAAAAGAGGGGGCGAGGCTTATAGACGGCCTAATTTGTACGTCTGCAATGCTTAATTTGGATCACCATTTAAACACCCCTGTAAAGAGATTATTTAGGAAATTGTCCAAGATATTAGAATGGATAGTTCCAAAAACGTTTAATCCCTGCGAGAATATAGAAAACTATGGGGAGTCGTTTGACTTTATAATGAGATTTATGGACCCATTTCACTattctggaaaatgtacTATAAAGCCATATATATCACTATTTAATGCATGTGATGACGTTAACAGGGAGGATAATGTGGTAAACTATCCCAAGGATTTGCCGACACTATTTGTGCATACTACACGCGATTATCTTTGCGGAGTTCAGGGCCCTAGAGATATGATGGCTAGACATTTGAGGGGGAGAATAATGGCCAAACTTGTGGAACTCCATGGAAGTTGCCATTATTTGAACGCTTATCAATCGGTTTCCAGCGTCATGCCGCATATCGACAAATGGTTAGAGGAACTGTCTACAAAACCATcactttctggaaatgaagTTTCAACCTCCGGCGAGTTGTGA